From the genome of Armatimonadota bacterium, one region includes:
- the cimA gene encoding citramalate synthase — MVRRIAVYDTTLRDGTQGAGIAFSADDKIRIARLLDELGVDYIEGGWPGSNPKDLAFFARARDLRWSRARVVAFGSTRRPGLRAEDDANLTMLLEAGTPAVALFGKSWDLHVTRALRTTLEENLRMIAESVAYLTRAGREVIYDAEHFFDGLRANPDYALATLRAARAAGAAVLVLCDTNGGSLPEDIRAGVERVLREVGGPVGIHTHNDGELAVANTLAAVQAGAVHVQGTINGYGERCGNANLCSVIPNLQLKMGYACLPEASLARLTDVSRVVSELANRAPDDQQPFVGRNAFAHKGGVHVSAVVADPATYEHIDPARVGNRRRVVVSDLSGQATVLYKAAEVGIPLDRSRPEVKEILARLKQLEHEGYQFEGAEASFELIMRRLLGTHRPLFTLHWFQVTVSGSGDGARAEATVKLSVEGVTEHTAADGNGPVHALDRALRKALDRFYPELRSIRLTDYKVRVLNAEAATAARVRVLIESTDGERTWGTVGASTNVVEASWLALVDSLEYGVRCRPTGPAATSRPGTSDGATRPAGDG, encoded by the coding sequence ATGGTCCGGCGGATCGCCGTGTACGATACTACCCTGCGGGACGGCACCCAGGGCGCCGGGATCGCGTTTTCGGCCGACGACAAGATCCGCATCGCCCGGCTGCTGGACGAGCTGGGCGTGGACTACATCGAAGGAGGCTGGCCGGGCAGCAACCCCAAGGACCTGGCGTTCTTCGCCCGCGCCCGGGACCTGCGGTGGTCCCGCGCCCGGGTGGTGGCATTCGGCAGCACCCGGCGCCCGGGCCTGCGAGCCGAGGATGACGCCAACCTGACGATGCTGCTGGAGGCGGGCACGCCCGCGGTGGCCCTGTTCGGGAAGAGCTGGGACCTCCACGTGACCCGCGCCCTGCGCACCACCCTGGAGGAGAACCTGCGGATGATCGCCGAGTCGGTGGCCTACCTTACGCGCGCCGGGCGGGAGGTGATCTACGACGCCGAGCATTTCTTTGACGGCCTGCGGGCCAACCCCGACTACGCCCTGGCCACCCTGCGGGCGGCGCGAGCGGCCGGAGCCGCTGTCCTGGTGCTGTGCGACACCAACGGCGGCAGCCTCCCGGAGGACATTCGCGCCGGGGTGGAGCGCGTGCTCCGGGAGGTGGGCGGCCCGGTGGGCATCCACACCCACAACGACGGCGAGCTGGCCGTGGCCAACACCCTGGCGGCGGTGCAGGCGGGGGCGGTGCACGTGCAGGGGACCATCAACGGCTACGGCGAACGCTGCGGCAACGCCAACCTGTGTTCGGTGATCCCCAACCTGCAGCTGAAGATGGGCTACGCCTGCCTGCCGGAGGCCTCCCTGGCGCGCCTCACGGACGTCTCCCGGGTGGTCAGCGAGCTGGCCAACCGTGCCCCCGACGACCAGCAGCCCTTCGTCGGCCGCAACGCCTTCGCCCACAAGGGGGGCGTCCACGTGAGCGCCGTCGTGGCCGACCCGGCCACCTACGAGCACATCGACCCCGCCCGGGTGGGCAACCGTCGCCGCGTGGTCGTCTCGGACCTGTCGGGGCAGGCCACGGTCCTGTACAAGGCCGCCGAGGTGGGCATCCCCCTGGACCGCTCACGGCCCGAGGTGAAGGAGATCCTGGCCCGGCTGAAGCAGCTGGAGCACGAAGGGTACCAGTTCGAGGGGGCGGAGGCGTCCTTTGAGCTCATCATGCGGCGGCTGCTGGGCACCCACCGCCCGCTGTTCACGCTGCACTGGTTCCAGGTGACGGTCAGCGGCTCCGGCGATGGCGCGCGGGCCGAGGCCACCGTCAAGCTGTCGGTGGAAGGGGTGACCGAGCACACCGCCGCCGACGGCAACGGTCCCGTGCACGCCCTGGACCGCGCGCTGCGCAAGGCCCTGGACCGGTTCTACCCGGAACTGCGGTCCATCCGGCTGACCGACTACAAGGTGCGCGTCCTCAACGCCGAGGCGGCCACGGCGGCCCGGGTGCGGGTGCTGATTGAGTCCACCGACGGCGAGCGGACCTGGGGGACGGTGGGCGCATCCACCAACGTGGTGGAGGCCAGCTGGCTGGCCCTGGTGGACAGCCTGGAGTATGGCGTACGCTGCCGGCCCACCGGGCCGGCCGCCACCTCCCGCCCGGGGACATCGGACGGAGCCACCCGCCCCGCCGGCGACGGGTGA
- a CDS encoding ABC transporter ATP-binding protein produces MTTPAIEAAGLTRRFGDVVAVDHIDLVVPRGEVFGFLGPNGAGKTTTIRMLCGLLAPSAGTVRVLGVDVTRHPEAVRSRIGYMVQRGPQYADLTVEELLHFYARIYGLPGPERRRKVSGWIQRASLAGRERQLVGTLSGGWRQRLALGCAVLHHPDLLLLDEPTSGTDPVQRREFWDLIYRFADEGTTVLVTTHYMDEAEHCTTLAFIHGGRIIAQGPPAEIRRRVLGEGVVEVVAEPWQEALRVLRSWPGARSAALYGTAVHLVADDPRRAAADVPEILRARGVRVHRVEVRPASLEDVFVLLMSPDRSGG; encoded by the coding sequence ATGACGACACCCGCCATTGAGGCTGCCGGCCTGACCCGCCGTTTTGGCGACGTCGTGGCCGTGGACCACATCGACCTGGTCGTCCCGCGCGGCGAAGTGTTCGGGTTCCTGGGCCCCAACGGTGCCGGGAAGACCACCACCATCCGGATGCTGTGCGGGCTGCTGGCCCCCTCCGCAGGGACCGTCCGGGTCCTGGGGGTGGACGTGACGCGGCACCCCGAGGCGGTGAGGTCGCGCATCGGCTACATGGTGCAGCGCGGGCCCCAGTACGCCGACCTGACGGTGGAGGAACTGCTGCACTTCTACGCCCGGATCTACGGCCTGCCCGGCCCCGAGCGGCGGCGCAAGGTGTCCGGGTGGATCCAGCGGGCCAGCCTGGCGGGGCGGGAGCGGCAGCTGGTGGGGACCCTCTCGGGAGGCTGGCGCCAGCGCCTGGCCCTGGGGTGCGCCGTGCTGCACCACCCCGACCTCCTCCTGCTGGATGAGCCCACGTCCGGGACCGATCCGGTGCAGCGGCGGGAGTTCTGGGACCTGATCTACCGCTTTGCCGACGAGGGCACCACGGTGCTGGTCACTACCCACTACATGGACGAGGCCGAGCACTGCACCACCCTGGCGTTCATCCACGGCGGCCGCATCATCGCCCAGGGGCCTCCCGCCGAGATCCGGCGGCGTGTCCTGGGGGAGGGCGTGGTGGAGGTGGTGGCCGAGCCCTGGCAGGAGGCCCTCCGGGTCCTCCGGTCCTGGCCGGGAGCCCGCAGCGCGGCCCTGTACGGGACGGCGGTGCACCTGGTGGCCGACGACCCGCGGCGGGCGGCGGCGGACGTCCCGGAGATTCTCCGCGCCCGCGGGGTGCGGGTGCACCGGGTGGAGGTGCGTCCGGCGTCGCTGGAGGACGTCTTCGTCCTGCTGATGAGCCCGGACAGATCGGGAGGATGA
- a CDS encoding HAD family hydrolase, whose amino-acid sequence MRGDTSPLRRCRAVLFDLDGTLLDSLDAHYRVYRRVCARMGVAFDEELYRRHYSPNWYLFYERLGLPRDRWAEADRLWLEHYAQETVSPRPGADRALRALRAAGRAVGLVTSGDRSRVERDLIRAGWQGVFDVVVCGGDTAERKPHPAPLRRALARLGVAAEAAAYVGDTLEDVLMGRQAGTVTVAVAGGFAAAEALAASGADVVLPDLDALAALL is encoded by the coding sequence ATGAGAGGGGACACGAGCCCGCTGCGGCGCTGCCGGGCCGTCCTGTTCGACCTGGATGGCACCCTGCTGGATTCCCTGGACGCCCATTACCGGGTCTACCGGCGGGTGTGCGCCCGGATGGGGGTGGCATTCGACGAGGAGCTGTACCGGCGCCACTACTCGCCCAACTGGTACCTGTTTTACGAGCGTCTGGGCCTGCCCCGGGACCGCTGGGCGGAGGCGGACCGGCTGTGGCTGGAGCACTACGCCCAGGAGACGGTCAGCCCCCGGCCGGGCGCGGATCGCGCGCTGAGAGCCCTGCGGGCGGCGGGGCGGGCGGTGGGACTGGTCACCTCCGGAGATCGGTCGCGGGTGGAACGCGACCTGATCCGCGCCGGGTGGCAGGGGGTGTTCGACGTCGTGGTGTGCGGCGGGGACACCGCAGAGCGCAAGCCCCACCCGGCCCCGCTGCGGCGCGCCCTGGCCCGCCTGGGCGTGGCCGCGGAGGCGGCGGCCTACGTGGGCGACACGCTGGAGGACGTGCTCATGGGCAGACAGGCGGGGACGGTCACCGTCGCGGTGGCGGGCGGCTTCGCGGCCGCCGAGGCCCTGGCCGCATCCGGCGCGGACGTGGTCCTGCCCGACCTCGACGCGCTGGCCGCGCTGCTGTAG
- a CDS encoding MFS transporter translates to MSNDLTASRRIARTLFAAQSLGSAAVVAVFPIVAIAGARLSGHPSWAGVPATGYQVGAAAAALGWGRLMDPLGRRGVLLLGMLLGVAGSAAAGWAILSRSFGLFLAGGVLLGAAVSAVQLSRFVAAEVHPPDQRGRALSTVVLGGTLGAVLGPLMAGPASRLAAHAGLDELSGPYAACALLFLAGGAVVFLGLRPEPRDLARALAGGSSDPAAGSGGRRLREISSAPGVQVATTAMVFGQLVMVMLMVITPLHMREHRHAVTSISVVISAHVVGMYAFSVISGRLADRVGRGPVILAGAAGLILAALAATLSPRVLPMAVALFLLGVGWNFCYVGGSTLLADQLSPGERARTQGLNDLLIGLASAAGSAGSGVVFAAAGYDVMGLVAVLGACVPLVLAALNRADGPRVKVAAGPGA, encoded by the coding sequence ATGTCCAACGATCTCACCGCCTCCCGCCGGATCGCCCGGACCCTGTTCGCCGCCCAGAGCCTCGGCTCGGCGGCGGTGGTGGCCGTGTTTCCCATCGTGGCCATCGCCGGCGCACGTCTGAGCGGGCACCCGTCCTGGGCGGGCGTGCCGGCCACGGGCTACCAGGTGGGCGCGGCCGCGGCCGCCCTGGGCTGGGGGCGCCTGATGGACCCGCTGGGCCGCCGCGGTGTGCTGCTGCTGGGCATGCTGCTGGGGGTGGCGGGCTCGGCGGCGGCGGGGTGGGCGATCCTGTCGCGCTCGTTTGGCCTGTTCCTCGCTGGCGGCGTCCTGCTGGGCGCGGCCGTGTCGGCGGTCCAGCTGTCGCGCTTCGTCGCGGCGGAGGTCCACCCGCCAGACCAGCGGGGGCGGGCACTGTCCACCGTGGTCCTGGGCGGCACGCTGGGGGCGGTCCTCGGGCCGCTGATGGCGGGGCCGGCGAGCCGCCTGGCCGCGCACGCCGGGCTGGACGAGCTGTCCGGCCCCTATGCGGCGTGTGCCCTCCTGTTCCTGGCGGGCGGTGCGGTGGTCTTCCTGGGTCTGCGCCCGGAGCCCCGGGACCTGGCCCGCGCCCTCGCCGGCGGGTCCTCGGATCCCGCCGCGGGCTCCGGAGGGCGCCGCCTCCGCGAGATCTCCAGCGCGCCGGGAGTCCAGGTGGCCACGACCGCCATGGTGTTCGGCCAGCTGGTGATGGTCATGCTGATGGTCATCACCCCCCTGCACATGCGGGAGCACCGCCACGCCGTGACCAGCATCTCCGTCGTCATCTCCGCCCACGTGGTCGGCATGTATGCCTTCTCGGTGATCTCCGGCCGCCTGGCGGACCGCGTGGGGCGGGGACCGGTGATCCTGGCCGGCGCGGCGGGGTTGATCCTGGCGGCGCTGGCCGCGACGCTGTCGCCCCGGGTGCTGCCGATGGCGGTGGCCCTCTTCCTGCTGGGAGTGGGGTGGAACTTCTGCTATGTGGGCGGCTCCACGCTGCTGGCCGACCAGCTCTCCCCCGGCGAACGGGCGCGGACCCAGGGGCTGAACGACCTGCTCATCGGCCTGGCGTCGGCGGCGGGGAGCGCCGGCAGCGGCGTGGTCTTTGCCGCCGCCGGCTACGACGTGATGGGCCTGGTGGCGGTGCTGGGGGCCTGCGTGCCCCTGGTCCTTGCGGCCCTGAACCGCGCCGACGGCCCGCGGGTGAAGGTGGCGGCGGGACCGGGGGCCTGA
- a CDS encoding LLM class F420-dependent oxidoreductase encodes MHVGVVFPQTEIGTDPGAIREFAQAVERMGYTHLLVYDHVVGARPDRLAALGFRPPYTYQSPFHEPFVLYGYLAAVTRTLELATGILILPQRQTVLVAKQAAEVDVLSGGRLRLGVGLGWNPVEYEALGQRFSDRGRRMEEQVALLRRLWTEELVDFSGRYHTVRGAGLNPLPVQRPIPIWMGGGAEPALRRIARLADGWIPEVRPEQDAEAAVARMRQYLAAAGRDPSRFGIEGRIRLARTPREEWPQAVQMWQRLGATHLSVDTMRAGLAGP; translated from the coding sequence GTGCACGTGGGCGTGGTCTTTCCCCAGACCGAGATCGGCACCGACCCCGGAGCCATCCGCGAGTTCGCCCAGGCCGTCGAGCGGATGGGCTACACCCACCTGCTGGTCTACGACCACGTGGTGGGCGCCCGCCCCGACCGCCTGGCCGCCCTGGGGTTTCGTCCGCCCTACACCTACCAGTCGCCCTTCCACGAACCGTTCGTCCTGTATGGCTACCTGGCCGCCGTCACCCGTACCCTGGAGCTGGCCACGGGCATCCTCATCCTCCCCCAGCGCCAGACGGTCCTGGTGGCCAAGCAGGCGGCCGAGGTGGATGTCCTCAGCGGCGGCCGCCTGCGGCTGGGGGTGGGGCTGGGGTGGAACCCGGTGGAGTACGAGGCCCTGGGCCAGCGCTTCTCCGACCGCGGGCGGCGGATGGAGGAGCAGGTGGCGTTGCTGCGCCGCCTGTGGACCGAGGAGCTGGTGGACTTTTCCGGCCGGTACCACACCGTGCGCGGGGCCGGACTGAACCCCCTGCCGGTCCAGCGCCCGATCCCCATCTGGATGGGCGGCGGCGCCGAGCCCGCCCTGCGCCGCATCGCCCGCCTCGCCGACGGCTGGATCCCGGAGGTGCGGCCGGAGCAGGACGCCGAGGCCGCCGTGGCGCGCATGCGCCAGTACCTGGCGGCCGCCGGGCGCGACCCGTCCCGCTTCGGTATCGAAGGGCGCATCCGCCTGGCGCGCACCCCGCGGGAGGAGTGGCCGCAGGCCGTGCAGATGTGGCAGCGCCTGGGCGCCACCCACCTGTCCGTGGACACCATGCGGGCCGGCCTCGCCGGCCC
- the argH gene encoding argininosuccinate lyase: MGKLWEKGYRLHEAIERFEVGDDVWLDQRLAWADLLGSIAHARMLGHIGVLTREEAARLEEALRALLGEAREGRLALTVQDEDIHTRVEGLLVERLGDLGKKLHTGRSRNDQVLVDLRLYTKRALLDLQDAVLGCAGALLDFAARHRDLPMPGYTHMQRAMLSSVGLWAGAFVEALLDDLTLCDAAYRLNDQSPLGSAAGYGVPLPLDRAYAARLLGFRRVQPNVLYVQNSRGKFELAALQAAAQVAVDLAKLAEDLLLFTTREFGFFRVAQEMVTGSSLMPQKRNLDAVELVRARCRWAIGLQAQVGAIVAGCPSGYNGDLQETKRPLMEGLETVTACLNVMALTVAHTTPDPERLAAACTPEIFAADAALQLAAAGVPFRDAYRQVATGAAPVERPADLAAALARRSSEGAPGNLGLEPARARWSEERIRVQRERERFDSALAGLAGP, from the coding sequence ATGGGCAAACTGTGGGAAAAGGGCTACCGCCTGCACGAGGCGATCGAGCGCTTCGAGGTGGGGGACGATGTCTGGCTGGACCAGCGCCTGGCGTGGGCCGACCTGCTGGGGTCCATCGCCCACGCCCGCATGCTCGGCCACATCGGCGTCCTCACCCGCGAGGAGGCGGCGCGCCTGGAGGAGGCTCTGCGCGCGCTCCTGGGCGAAGCCCGCGAGGGGCGGCTGGCCCTCACCGTGCAGGACGAGGACATTCACACCAGGGTTGAGGGACTGCTGGTCGAGCGCCTGGGCGACCTGGGGAAGAAGCTGCACACGGGACGCTCGCGCAACGACCAGGTGCTGGTGGACCTGCGGCTGTACACCAAGCGGGCACTGCTCGACCTCCAGGACGCCGTCCTCGGGTGCGCCGGGGCACTGCTGGATTTCGCCGCCCGCCACCGCGACCTCCCCATGCCCGGCTACACCCACATGCAGCGGGCCATGCTGTCCTCGGTGGGCCTGTGGGCGGGGGCCTTCGTCGAGGCCCTGTTGGACGACCTGACGCTGTGCGACGCGGCGTATCGCCTGAACGACCAGTCGCCCCTGGGGTCGGCGGCCGGCTATGGGGTGCCCCTCCCGCTGGACCGGGCGTACGCAGCGCGCCTGCTGGGATTCCGCCGGGTGCAACCCAACGTCCTCTACGTGCAGAACAGCCGTGGGAAGTTCGAGCTGGCCGCCCTGCAGGCGGCGGCGCAGGTGGCGGTGGATCTGGCCAAGCTGGCCGAGGACCTGCTGCTCTTCACCACCAGAGAGTTCGGCTTCTTCCGCGTGGCCCAGGAGATGGTCACCGGATCCTCCCTCATGCCCCAGAAACGCAACCTGGATGCGGTGGAGCTGGTGCGGGCGCGCTGCCGGTGGGCGATCGGGCTGCAGGCGCAGGTGGGGGCCATCGTGGCCGGCTGCCCGTCGGGCTACAACGGCGACCTGCAGGAGACGAAACGGCCGCTCATGGAGGGGCTGGAGACGGTGACCGCCTGCCTGAACGTCATGGCCCTCACGGTGGCCCACACCACGCCCGATCCCGAGCGCCTGGCAGCCGCCTGCACCCCCGAGATCTTCGCCGCGGACGCGGCGCTCCAGCTGGCGGCTGCGGGCGTGCCCTTCCGCGACGCCTACCGGCAGGTCGCCACGGGGGCAGCACCTGTGGAACGTCCCGCCGACCTGGCTGCGGCCCTGGCGCGGCGGTCCTCCGAGGGGGCCCCGGGGAACCTCGGGCTGGAGCCCGCCCGGGCGCGGTGGAGCGAGGAGCGCATCCGGGTCCAGCGGGAACGCGAACGCTTTGACTCCGCCCTGGCCGGGCTTGCCGGACCCTGA
- a CDS encoding ABC transporter ATP-binding protein, whose protein sequence is MGAIVARGLTKRYGSSVAVDGVSLEVRQGEVVGLLGPDGAGKTTLLRMLCAVLSPDAGTAQVAGADTREAPEQVKARIGYMPQAFALYDDLTVRENLRFVAEMFGVPRALIGPRMDRLLAAGRLQAAADRLAGHLSGGMRQKLALAATVMHEPEVLVLDEPTTGVDPVSRREFWEILYDLNRQGKTILVATPYMDEAERCARVALMHQGRLLAVEAPRTLRARMPGVILEVVAAPRRAALQRARELPGVIRAHLFGHALHAVVSRDADGPRLREALTAQGIVVESVRAVEPSLEDVFVALLATHPDHDDTRH, encoded by the coding sequence ATGGGGGCCATCGTCGCCCGCGGTCTGACCAAGCGCTACGGATCGTCGGTGGCCGTGGACGGCGTGTCCCTGGAGGTCCGGCAGGGCGAGGTGGTCGGCCTGCTGGGTCCGGACGGGGCGGGCAAGACCACGCTGCTGCGGATGCTGTGCGCGGTCCTGTCCCCGGACGCCGGCACGGCGCAGGTGGCCGGCGCCGACACCCGCGAGGCGCCGGAGCAGGTCAAGGCCCGCATCGGCTACATGCCGCAGGCGTTCGCCCTGTACGACGACCTCACGGTCCGGGAGAACCTGCGCTTCGTCGCCGAGATGTTCGGGGTTCCCCGGGCGCTGATTGGCCCGCGGATGGACCGGCTGCTGGCCGCCGGACGGCTGCAGGCCGCCGCGGACCGCCTGGCCGGCCACCTCTCCGGGGGGATGCGCCAGAAGCTGGCCCTGGCAGCGACGGTGATGCACGAGCCGGAGGTGCTGGTTCTGGACGAGCCGACCACGGGCGTGGACCCGGTGTCCCGGCGTGAGTTCTGGGAGATCCTCTACGACCTGAACCGGCAGGGCAAGACGATTCTGGTCGCCACCCCCTACATGGACGAGGCCGAACGGTGCGCCCGGGTGGCGCTGATGCACCAGGGCCGTCTCCTGGCGGTGGAGGCTCCCCGCACCCTGCGCGCCCGCATGCCGGGCGTGATCCTGGAGGTCGTGGCCGCGCCCCGCCGGGCCGCCCTCCAGCGCGCGCGCGAGCTCCCCGGGGTGATCAGGGCGCACCTGTTCGGCCATGCCCTGCACGCGGTCGTCTCCCGCGACGCCGACGGCCCGCGCCTGCGCGAGGCCCTGACGGCTCAGGGGATCGTCGTGGAGAGCGTGCGGGCCGTGGAGCCGTCTTTGGAGGACGTCTTCGTGGCCCTGCTGGCCACCCACCCCGACCATGACGACACCCGCCATTGA
- a CDS encoding TIGR03668 family PPOX class F420-dependent oxidoreductase, which produces MSGVLSEKVVAFAHSQRVGHLATVDGDGRPHVVPVCFAVHGGDVYTPLDVKPKRVAPLRLRRVRNLLGHPDVCLVVDRYDEDWTRLAWVQLRGRAGLVDDPAERGAAIAALRARYPQYRNAALESCPLIRVSVTQVVAWAAAGTL; this is translated from the coding sequence GTGTCCGGTGTCCTGTCAGAGAAGGTGGTGGCATTTGCGCACAGCCAGCGGGTGGGCCACCTGGCCACGGTGGACGGCGACGGCCGGCCCCACGTGGTGCCGGTCTGCTTTGCCGTCCACGGCGGAGACGTCTACACACCGCTGGACGTCAAGCCCAAACGGGTCGCGCCCCTGCGCCTGCGCCGCGTTCGCAACCTCCTGGGGCACCCCGACGTGTGCCTGGTGGTGGACCGCTACGATGAGGACTGGACCCGTCTGGCGTGGGTGCAGCTGCGGGGCCGGGCGGGACTGGTCGACGACCCCGCCGAGCGCGGGGCGGCCATCGCCGCCCTGCGCGCCCGGTATCCCCAGTACCGGAACGCCGCCCTGGAGAGCTGTCCGCTGATCCGGGTGTCGGTCACGCAGGTGGTGGCGTGGGCGGCGGCGGGAACGCTGTAA
- a CDS encoding argininosuccinate synthase: MARAVPLEKLTTVQRAPRVRRVALAYSGGLDSSLCVALLREVYGVEEVVPITVDVGQGADELDAAARTAAVLGITPRVIDAREEFARDWLAPAIRANADYLGYPVATAMTRQLIARLVAEQAVALGCDGLAEGSSGKGNDQYRMHNVFTLFAPGLPILVPVRDLDLTRTEERALCAHFGIPVDEPIPGGDDKTLWCRSIASGGLGLDTPIPDAVWRWYVPPERAPDRPATVTLTFTGGIPVALNGTPMALADLVDALNVLAGGYGIGRIDILEDGIMGLKSREVYEAPAATVVLRAHRDLEQLTLTKEEVQFKRGIDQAWAALVYHGDWFHPLRADLDAFIGRSQEVVEGEVSLRLYKGSMEVVARASRQSLFAPELRSIATGGFDQRLCGPAAQIRGLPYQVLALRRARAKA, encoded by the coding sequence ATGGCGCGGGCCGTCCCCCTGGAAAAACTGACCACCGTGCAGCGCGCGCCGCGGGTGCGGCGGGTGGCCCTCGCCTATTCCGGCGGGCTGGACTCCTCCCTGTGCGTCGCCCTCCTGCGGGAGGTGTACGGGGTCGAGGAGGTCGTGCCCATCACCGTGGACGTGGGCCAGGGCGCCGACGAGCTGGACGCGGCCGCGCGCACGGCTGCCGTGCTGGGGATCACCCCGCGCGTCATCGACGCGCGGGAGGAGTTCGCGCGCGACTGGCTGGCCCCGGCCATCCGCGCCAACGCCGACTACCTGGGCTACCCGGTGGCGACGGCGATGACCCGCCAGCTGATTGCCCGCCTCGTGGCCGAGCAGGCGGTGGCCCTGGGGTGCGACGGCCTGGCCGAAGGCTCCAGCGGCAAGGGCAATGACCAGTACCGCATGCACAATGTCTTCACCCTCTTCGCGCCGGGGCTGCCCATCCTCGTGCCCGTGCGCGACCTCGATCTCACCCGTACCGAGGAGCGGGCGCTGTGCGCCCATTTCGGGATTCCGGTCGACGAGCCCATCCCCGGCGGGGACGACAAGACGCTGTGGTGCCGCTCCATCGCCAGCGGGGGCCTGGGGCTGGACACCCCGATCCCCGACGCCGTGTGGCGGTGGTACGTGCCGCCCGAGCGGGCCCCCGACAGGCCCGCCACCGTCACCCTGACGTTCACAGGGGGCATCCCCGTGGCCCTGAACGGGACGCCCATGGCTCTGGCAGACCTCGTGGATGCCCTGAACGTCCTGGCCGGCGGGTACGGCATTGGCCGCATCGACATCCTCGAAGACGGCATCATGGGTCTGAAGTCGCGCGAAGTCTATGAGGCGCCGGCGGCCACCGTCGTCCTGCGGGCCCACCGCGACCTGGAGCAGCTCACCCTGACCAAGGAGGAGGTGCAGTTCAAACGCGGGATCGACCAGGCCTGGGCGGCCCTCGTCTACCACGGCGACTGGTTCCATCCGCTGAGAGCGGACCTGGATGCCTTCATCGGCCGCTCGCAGGAGGTCGTGGAGGGGGAGGTGTCGCTGCGGCTGTACAAGGGCAGCATGGAGGTGGTGGCGCGGGCGTCCCGTCAGTCTCTGTTTGCCCCCGAACTGCGCTCCATCGCCACGGGAGGCTTCGACCAGCGCCTGTGCGGCCCGGCGGCGCAGATCCGCGGGCTGCCCTATCAGGTGCTGGCCCTGCGGCGGGCGCGGGCGAAGGCCTGA
- a CDS encoding ABC transporter permease gives MSRRLTAMIVKEFIQLVRDRRTLAMAVLMPVIQLLLFGYAVTTDVERLPTLVVDYSQSAESRTLVQRFVNSRYFQVRGATSSVAEVQRAIDRGAARVGIVIPPEFARHLRGGRPTSIQVIVDASDPLVARSALTTAEAIGQIVSLEIARGVLGRAGIAVQGVPLEVRTRAWYNPDLRSTNFMVPGLLAVILQMLTMMFTALAIVRERELGTLEQLVATPIRRGELMLGKILPYVVLGYVDITLALLIAALWFRVPVHGSLLLLYGLTLIFYMTTLGQGILVSTVSQTQRQAMQASFFIFLPTLLLSGFMFPREGMPPVVQGIGYLLPLTYFLIIVRGIILKGIGLADLLPQILPLAALAVVFFTASVVRFQKRLD, from the coding sequence ATGTCCCGGCGCCTGACGGCGATGATCGTCAAGGAATTCATCCAGCTGGTGCGGGACCGGCGCACCCTGGCCATGGCGGTCCTCATGCCGGTGATCCAGCTGCTGCTGTTCGGCTACGCGGTGACCACCGACGTGGAGAGGCTGCCGACCCTGGTGGTGGACTACTCCCAGTCGGCGGAGAGCCGCACGCTGGTGCAGCGGTTTGTCAACTCCCGCTACTTCCAGGTCCGGGGCGCCACCTCGAGCGTGGCGGAGGTGCAGCGGGCGATCGACCGGGGCGCCGCCCGGGTGGGGATCGTCATCCCGCCCGAGTTCGCGCGCCACCTGCGGGGGGGCCGGCCCACCTCCATCCAGGTGATCGTGGACGCCAGCGATCCGCTGGTGGCCCGCAGCGCGCTGACGACCGCGGAGGCGATCGGCCAGATCGTCTCGCTGGAGATCGCCCGCGGGGTCCTGGGCCGGGCCGGCATCGCCGTCCAGGGCGTCCCCCTGGAGGTGCGCACCCGCGCGTGGTACAACCCGGACCTGCGCAGCACCAACTTCATGGTGCCCGGGCTGCTGGCGGTGATCCTGCAGATGCTGACCATGATGTTCACGGCCCTGGCCATCGTGCGGGAGAGGGAGCTGGGCACCCTGGAGCAGCTGGTGGCGACGCCCATCCGGCGGGGCGAGCTGATGCTGGGGAAGATCCTGCCCTACGTGGTCCTGGGCTACGTGGACATCACGCTGGCGCTGCTCATCGCCGCCCTGTGGTTCCGGGTGCCCGTCCACGGCAGCCTGCTGCTGCTGTACGGGCTGACGCTGATCTTCTACATGACGACCCTGGGGCAGGGGATCCTGGTCTCCACCGTGTCCCAGACCCAGCGCCAGGCGATGCAGGCGTCGTTCTTCATCTTCCTGCCCACCCTGCTGCTGTCGGGCTTCATGTTCCCCCGGGAGGGCATGCCGCCGGTGGTCCAGGGGATCGGTTACCTGCTTCCCCTGACGTACTTCCTGATCATCGTGCGGGGGATCATTCTCAAGGGCATCGGCCTGGCCGACCTCCTTCCCCAGATCCTGCCCCTGGCGGCTCTCGCCGTGGTGTTCTTCACCGCCAGCGTGGTCCGCTTCCAGAAGCGCCTGGACTGA